The Sulfurospirillum sp. UCH001 genome segment GTCCTAAAAATAGCGTTTTACATTAAAGATAGTATTATTTTAAGCCAGTTTGGATACAATAATTGCCATGATAATTTATGGAAAACAACTCTTTTTACATCTGTTAAATCACTATCCTTCGAGGATTGAGACGGTATTTTTACCTAAAAAATGTGACCCTAAACTCTTCTCACAGATTGCACGTGTTACACAAAAAATCTGTACAATTGATGAGCGAAAAGCACAGGCTCTTTGTCATGGAGGAAACCATCAAGGCTTCATTGCCGAGATTAGAGATCTTGAGCTGACGTCATTCAATGAGATTAAGCATGGCTCTTTTTTAGTCGTACTGGATGAAGTAACGGATGTAGGAAATATCGGTGCTATTGTTCGTAGTGCATATGCCTTTGGAGCGGATGGTTTGATTTTGAGTGGCATGAAAACATGTAACTTGGAAGCTATTTTACGTACAAGTAGTGCAGCTGCATTTGAATTACCAATTGCATTATGCCCATCAACCCGTGATATGCTGAATGAGCTTAAACAAGTTGGATTTACACTATACGGCGCAGATATGGGTGGTGTAGATGTCAAAGAAGTTTCATTTGCACCTAAACGCGTTTTAATTATGGGAAGTGAAGGCAAGGGATTGTCTCCTAAAGTCAAAGAGAAATTAGACACAATTGTGTCGATTAAAATGGCAAGAGCATTTGACTCTTTAAATGTGAGTGCTGCTGCAGCAGTACTTTGTGATAGGATTGCCAATGGATAATGATATCAGGGTATTAGAAAAGATTGGTTTGCAAGAGGTTTGTAAAAAAACTCATATCGAAGTAAAACAACTAGAGTACATGATCAATAATCAGTATGACAAACTCAATAAAATCAATACACTTGGTTTTGTTAAGATTCTCTCACGCGAGTACAAGCTTGATTTAACAGATTGGCTTGAAGGGTTCCATGACTATTGGGTTGAGCATAAAGCTGAAGAAGATCCAAATAAAGAGAAAATATTTATTCGCGCAAAAAGTGATCGCCCTTACAAAAAAGCAGCATGGATTTTTATACTAATTTTCGCAATAGCTGGGGCGTTTGGCGTATTTTCAATTTTCAAAATTGAGATTAACTTCGACATTATGAATTTTTTAGATAAAACAAAAGTTGAGGCAAATCAAACCAGTGCATTTCAAGCCGCACCCGTAGTACAAGAAGCAGCAACGTCACTTGGCGTAAAAGTTGAAGAACGCGTAATCACAGAAACAAATAGCAGTAATAGTACTGTACAAGCCGTAGTTGTAAGTATTGATGAAAATTTAACACGCAAAACAGAAGCAAACGATACGAATGTTACCAGTAATATACCTCTTCCGATGCTGCCAGAATCCAATACAGTCTTAGTGAACACCGTTCCAAAAAACAATGCAATTCTTATGCCTACAAAACGCATTTGGATTGGATTTATCAATTTAGAAACCTTTGCGCGAAAAGAGAGTACAAGCGATCAAAATATTACAATTGATTTGACAAAACGTCAAATAATCAAAACAGGTAATGGCTTTTTTAAACTTTCCTATGATGGTAGTATTGAAGATTTTACAGAACAAGGTTCGACACGTTTTTTAGTAGAAAATGGAACAATGAAAAAAATATCTGAAGAGAAATTTATAGAGCTTAATCGAGGCAAAAACTGGTGAAAAAATTACTTCTTATCCTAACCCTATCGCTCTCTTTATTTGGTGCACAAACACTTCAAGAAAAAATTAGAAGTTTTGTGGGCGCTTCAAAGTATGAAACACAAAAGAATTTAATTCAAGTGCTTTTTGCACAAAGCAATAGTTTTGTCAAGCCTAATGGTGAAGTAGATAGTGTTAAAGTTATTTCTGTGCTCAAAAAAAATGGACTATTACAACTCTTATACGATAGACCTGTGCAGTTACGTTTAGCATTTCGTACACAACAAGATCCATTAATCTTTTTAAAAATCGTCAATGAGTCTTTGGAAGCCATGGGCTATAACTATTTTTTAACCAATAATGCATTACGCGATAGTGCAGGGTTTGTATGGGAAATTTATTTACAAACAGAACACATTGTTGATCCTGAAGCTTTCTCAAATGCCCTTGAGGCTAGAGGATGCACTATAACGAATATCGTAAAAAATGAAGACCACTATTGGTTTTATGACATCGATTCAAGCAATGCTTATTTAGGCGCAAAAAAATTAGAAAGTGGTGTTACAACTCCACTTGGAAAGCCTCTAAAGCCTTATTGGATTGATGTGAAGGGTATGAAAGAGGTAGCAATAACGGTTCACTCAGGTGATCGTTGGTTTCCTGATGTTGTCTTCTTCGATGAAAATTTACATCTCTTAAGTGATGTAAAGTCTGAAGAATCGACGCGAACTCTGAAGCTAAAAGTACCTAGTAATGCCGTTTATTTAAAAATTGGTGATGCTTTTATGCTTGAGAATATAAAGCATGGATTATCTGTGCATGTAAAAGAGTAATAGGAGAATAAAATGTTTGATGAAATTAGATTTAATACAATTGATAGATTACCTGGGTATGTTTTTGCTCAAATTAATGAATTAAAGTTAGCTGCACGTCATGCGGGAGACGATATTATCGACTTCTCAATGGGAAATCCTGATGGAAGAACACCACAACACATTATTGATAAACTCGTAGAGTCTGCACAAAAAGATGGTACTCATGGTTATTCAGTAAGTAAAGGTATCTACAAACTTCGTCTAGCAATTTGTAACTGGTATGCTCGTAAGTACGGTGTTACTCTAGATCCTAATACAGAAGCCGTTGCAACGCTTGGTAGTAAAGAAGGTTTTGTGCATTTAGCACAAGCGATTATGAATCCAGGTGATGTTGCGGTTGTTCCAGATCCTGCGTATCCAATTCATGCGTATGCATTTATGATTGCAGGTGGTAATGTTCATAAATTTGGACTCGACTATAATGAAAAATATGAACTAGATAAAGAGCAATTTTTCATCAAACTGAAAAAAGTATTTAAAGAATCAGCTCCTAAACCGAAGTTTGTTGTTGTTAACTTCCCTCACAACCCAACGTGTGTCACAACGGATCTCTCTTTTTATGAAGAGCTCGTAGCTTATGCTAAGGAAGAGCGTTTTTATATTATTAGCGATATTGCCTATGCTGATCTTTCTTTTGATGGCTATGAAACACCTTCTATTTTACAAGTAGAAGGTGCAAAAGATGTTGCCGTTGAATGTTATACACTTTCAAAAAGTTACAATATGGCAGGCTGGCGTGTTGGTTTTGTTGTAGGAAATAAAAAGCTTGTTGGTGCACTACAAAAAATTAAATCATGGTTTGACTATGGGATGTTTACTCCAATTCAAGTAGCTTCTACCATTGCATTGGATGGACCACAAGAATGTGTTGATGAAATTAGAGAAAAATACCGTAAACGTAGAGATGTCTTGGTTGAAAGTTTCAACAATGCAGGATGGCCTATGGAGAAACCACAATCAACGATGTTTGTATGGGCGAAAATTCCAAAAGTTGCTGAACATTTGGGCAGTATGGAGTTTGCAAAACAATTGTTAAAAGAAGCAAAAATTGCAGTAAGCCCAGGTGTAGGTTTTGGTGAGAGTGGCGAAGGTTATGTACGAATTGCTTTGATTGAAAATGAAAATAGAATACGCCAAGCAGCACGTAATATTAAAAAGTATTTGAAGAGTTTAGAAGGCTAGAGAATGATCAAAGTTGGAATTATTGGTGTAGGAACTGTTGGTAGCCATGTTGTTAAAATTTTACAAGAGAATGAAGATATTATTACAGCGCGCAGTGGCAAGAAAATTGTTCCTATTATAGGTGTCGTAAAAGATACTACAAAAAAAAGGGATGTTAACATCTCTTTAAGTAGTGATGTAAATGACATTTTAGACAATCCTGAAATCGATGTTGTTGTCGAATTGATGGGGGGTGTAGATGAGGCTTATAAAATAGTCACAAAAGCACTTAAAAATAAAAAAGCCGTTGTTACAGCCAATAAAGCACTTTTGGCTTACCATCGTTATGAATTACGTGATCTTGCAGGTTCAACTCCAATTGGCTATGAAGCCAGTGTTGCGGGTGGAATTCCGATTATCAAAGCACTTCGAGAAGGGCTTAGTGCCAATCATATAGAAGCTATTAAAGGCATCATGAATGGTACGTGTAATTTTATTTTGACGAAAATGATGAATGAAAAAGCAGAGTTTGCAGATGTCTTAAAAGAAGCACAAGCACTAGGTTATGCAGAAGCTGATCCAACTTTTGATGTCGGTGGATTTGATGCAGCGCATAAATTGCTTATCTTAGCGAGTATTGCGTATGGAATTAATGTGAAGCCTGAAGAGATTCTCATTGAAGGTATTGAGAATATCAATAGTGAAGATATTTATTTTGCTAAAGAGTTTGGTTATAACATTAAGCTTTTGACAATTGCGAAAAAAAGTGGCGATCAAGTCGAGCTTCGTGTCCATCCCGCTTTAGTCCCAACCAAGCAAATGATTGCAAAAGTAGATGGAGTCATGAATGGTATTAGTGTTATAGGTGACCGTGTAGGTGAAACCATGTATTATGGTCCAGGCGCAGGTGGAAGTGCAACAGCAAGCGCTGTTGTTTCAGATCTTATTGACATCGCTCGCCACACACAAAATTCACCAATGCTTGGGTTTATAAAACCTCTTGAAAAGAGCGGTTTAACACTCATGAATAGAGATGATATCTGTACACAATACTATATACGTGTTACAGTGGCAGATAAAATAGGTGTCTTATCAAAAATTTCTGAAATTTTAGGCAAACATTCTATCTCTATTAGTAGCTTTTTACAAAAACAAGATGCTAAACGTGAAGAAAGCGCAGTACTGCTTTTTTCAACACATACGTGTAAAGAGAGTAATATTCAAAAAGCATTACACGAGCTTAGTGAACTAGAATTTGTTGAACTCAAACCTGCTATGATTCGCATTGAGGCGTAATGAGTTTAAAAATAGGAAATGAGGCTGAAGATAAAGCCTCTTCCTATCTTCAAAAAAAAGGTTATACCATTCTTGAACGCAATTTTCACTCCAAGTTTGGTGAGATAGACATTATTGCGCAAAAAGAGAATGTCCTTCATTTTTGCGAAGTTAAATTTTCACAAAATTATGATCCAATTACGCGTATTACCTCTTCAAAAATGAATAAAATCATTAAAACAATCAACTATTATTTATTGACACATGCACATTCATGTGATTATCAAATTGATGCAATTTTAGTTACACCAGAAAATATAGAGATAATAAAAAATATTAGTTACTAAAAAAATAACTTTATGTGCTATGGTAATTTTAAAGTTAGAGTGAGTATAATTGATCATCTATAAAATAACGTTTTAGGGGAAAAAAATGGGAAAATATTTAGAGTTAAATGCATCAAATTTTGATAGTACAGTAGCTGAGGGTGTTGCATTAGTAGATTTTTGGGCACCTTGGTGTGGACCTTGTCGTATGATTGCTCCAGTTATTGATGAATTAGCAGGCGATTTTGATGGTAAAGCAAAAATCTGTAAAGTGAATACAGATGAAGAGCAAGACGTGGCGATAAAATATGGCATTAGATCAATTCCTACAATCCTTTTCTTTAAAAATGGTGAATTGGTCGATCAAATGATTGGTGCATCGTCTAAACAAGTTTTAGCTGATAAAATTAATTCACTTCTTTAATCAAAATTTCTCAAGGGAGTCGTTAGACTTCCTTGACTGCAGTACCTCTTTTGGGCTATGAACATGATTTGTATAGCATGTCATTACTCAGTCTAAAAAAAGATAAGGAAAAATCATGTTAGATCTAGCAATTATTGGTGGTGGTCCAGCTGGCCTTAGTGCCGGATTATATGCAACACGTGGCGGCTTGAAAAACGTAGTAATGTTTGAAAAAGGTCTTCCTGGCGGACAAATTACCAGTAGTAGTGAAATAGAAAATTATCCAGGAAGCGCAGAAATATTAAGTGGTTTAGATTTTATGGCGCCTTGGTCAGAACAGTGTATGCGTTTTGGTCTAAAACATGCAATGGAAGAGGTTACTAGAGTTTCTAAAAATAGCGATGGTACATTTCAAATCAGTCTAGCTGGTGGTAAAAGTGAACAGGCTAAAAGTGTTATTGTATGTACAGGTAGTACTCCTAAAAAAGCTAATTTTGAAGGCGAGGCTGAATTTTTTGGCAAAGGTGTAAGTACATGTGCAACATGTGATGGGTTTTTTTATAAAAATAGAGAAGTTGTAGCTCTTGGTGGTGGAGACACTGCCCTTGAAGAGGCTCTTTATCTTTCACATATTTGTTCAAAAGTCTATTTAGTTCATAGACGTGATACGTTTAGAGCAAGTCCAAGTACTATTGAAAAAGTTAAAAATAATCCTAAAATTGAACTTGTTTTGAATGTGAATGTTAAAAAAGCCTATGGTGATAAAATGGGCTTAAATGGCATTATTGTTGTAGATTCAGCGGGCAATGAAAGAGATATTGCTGTACCTGGTGTTTTTGTTTTTGTTGGAATGAATGTTAATAATGCGATTTTAAAGCAAGAAGATGGAAGTTTCTTATGTGATATGGATGAGAATGGCAATGTTGTTGTTGATCTTAGTATGCATACTTCTGTTAAAGGTCTTTTTGCAGCAGGTGATTTAAGAATTAAAGCATCAAAACAAGTTGTGTGCGCAGCAGGAGATGGTGCGACTGCTGGTATTCAAGCATTAGAATATGTGAACCATTAAGAAGAAGGAAAATTGAGAATGATAAATGTTGGAATTCACGGCTCAACGGGTAGGGTAGGCAGACTACTCATTGATAACCTCCTCAAAGATAAAGAGGCAAAACCTCATGTTTTACATGCCATTGAAGATTTTGGCTTTACTACCCCAAAAGATGTAACGATTACCGATGATGTCAGTGCTCTTTTACAAAAAAGCGATGTTGTGATTGATTTTACTATCTCAATGGGAACAGAAACACTTTTAGAAAATGCTCTGAAACATCCAACACCTCTAGTAATTGGAACAACAGGACTCAATGAGCATCAGCAAAACCTTTTAAAAGAAGCATCAAACAATATGCCTATTCTTTACTCGACAAATATGTCTTTAGGCGTTGCAGTACTTAATCGTTTAGTAGAACTTGCTTCTAAAAGCCTCAGTGATTTTGACATTGAAATTGTAGAACAACATCACCGCTTTAAAAAAGATGCACCAAGTGGTACAGCATTAACTCTTGGTGAACATGCTGCTCGAGGACGTGGACTTAATTTAGATGACGTACGTGTGAGTGGACGTAATGGACTTATCGGTGAAAGAACAAAAGATGAAATTGCCATTATGGCACTTCGTGGTGGTGATATCGTAGGACGTCATACCGTAGGATTTTATAATGATGGTGAATTTATTGAAATGAACCATACAGCAACCAGTCGTGATACCTTTGCTAAAGGCGCTATTAAAGCCGCAAAGTGGATCATTAATCAACCTAATGGTCTTTATACAATTAGCGACTGTTTAGGTCTTTAAAAAAAGGTAATATAAATTTATGTGTGCGATTGTTGGTGTATTTGATGTAAAACATGCTTCTAAAATAGCCTATTATGCTCTGTTCGCGATGCAACATCGTGGTCAAGAGGCAACAGGTATCAGTGCCAGCGATGGCAAGAAAATTCGAACACTGAAAGACAATGGTTTAGTCACTGAAGTCTTTAATGAAGAAAAACTATCCTTCTTGCATGGTGATATGGCGATAGGACATAACCGCTATTCTACAGCAGGTAGTGACTCTGTAAGAGATGCTCAGCCCGTTGCTGCCAGTTATAAACTAGGAGATATTTCTATTGTTCACAATGGAAATCTTATCAATAAACACGAAGTAAGAAGTAAATTGGTTGAGCAAGGTGCAATATTCCAGTCATCGATGGATACGGAAAATATTATTCATCTTATCGCTCGCTCTCAACAAGGTAAACTCAAAGCTCGTATTATTGAAGCACTAAATGTTATCAAAGGTGCTTACTGTCTTTTGATTCAAAGCCGATCTAAAATGTTTGCCGTGCGTGATCGTTATGGTGTACGTCCCCTATCGATTGGCAAGATGAAAGAGGGTGGATACATTGTTGCAAGTGAAACGTGTGCACTTGATCTTGTAGATGCTGAGTTTGTAAGAGATGTTAGACCTGGTGAAATGATTATCTTCCAACATGGAAAAGAAGAGTTTGAAAGTATTCAACTTTTTGAGCCTGATCCGCATATTTGTGCTTTTGAATTTATCTATTTTGCAAGACCTGATAGTGTTATTGAGGGTAAAAACGTTTATTCTGTACGTAAAAAAATGGGCATGAAGCTAGCAGAACTCGCTCCTGTGGATGCTGATTTTGTTATTCCTGTACCTGATAGTGGTGTAAGTGCGGCTCTTGGGTATGCACAAGCAAGTGGAATTCCTTTTGAAATGGCTATTGTGCGAAACCATTATGTTGGAAGAACAT includes the following:
- the rlmB gene encoding 23S rRNA (guanosine(2251)-2'-O)-methyltransferase RlmB, translated to MIIYGKQLFLHLLNHYPSRIETVFLPKKCDPKLFSQIARVTQKICTIDERKAQALCHGGNHQGFIAEIRDLELTSFNEIKHGSFLVVLDEVTDVGNIGAIVRSAYAFGADGLILSGMKTCNLEAILRTSSAAAFELPIALCPSTRDMLNELKQVGFTLYGADMGGVDVKEVSFAPKRVLIMGSEGKGLSPKVKEKLDTIVSIKMARAFDSLNVSAAAAVLCDRIANG
- a CDS encoding LL-diaminopimelate aminotransferase produces the protein MFDEIRFNTIDRLPGYVFAQINELKLAARHAGDDIIDFSMGNPDGRTPQHIIDKLVESAQKDGTHGYSVSKGIYKLRLAICNWYARKYGVTLDPNTEAVATLGSKEGFVHLAQAIMNPGDVAVVPDPAYPIHAYAFMIAGGNVHKFGLDYNEKYELDKEQFFIKLKKVFKESAPKPKFVVVNFPHNPTCVTTDLSFYEELVAYAKEERFYIISDIAYADLSFDGYETPSILQVEGAKDVAVECYTLSKSYNMAGWRVGFVVGNKKLVGALQKIKSWFDYGMFTPIQVASTIALDGPQECVDEIREKYRKRRDVLVESFNNAGWPMEKPQSTMFVWAKIPKVAEHLGSMEFAKQLLKEAKIAVSPGVGFGESGEGYVRIALIENENRIRQAARNIKKYLKSLEG
- a CDS encoding homoserine dehydrogenase, whose translation is MIKVGIIGVGTVGSHVVKILQENEDIITARSGKKIVPIIGVVKDTTKKRDVNISLSSDVNDILDNPEIDVVVELMGGVDEAYKIVTKALKNKKAVVTANKALLAYHRYELRDLAGSTPIGYEASVAGGIPIIKALREGLSANHIEAIKGIMNGTCNFILTKMMNEKAEFADVLKEAQALGYAEADPTFDVGGFDAAHKLLILASIAYGINVKPEEILIEGIENINSEDIYFAKEFGYNIKLLTIAKKSGDQVELRVHPALVPTKQMIAKVDGVMNGISVIGDRVGETMYYGPGAGGSATASAVVSDLIDIARHTQNSPMLGFIKPLEKSGLTLMNRDDICTQYYIRVTVADKIGVLSKISEILGKHSISISSFLQKQDAKREESAVLLFSTHTCKESNIQKALHELSELEFVELKPAMIRIEA
- a CDS encoding YraN family protein: MSLKIGNEAEDKASSYLQKKGYTILERNFHSKFGEIDIIAQKENVLHFCEVKFSQNYDPITRITSSKMNKIIKTINYYLLTHAHSCDYQIDAILVTPENIEIIKNISY
- the trxA gene encoding thioredoxin, which codes for MGKYLELNASNFDSTVAEGVALVDFWAPWCGPCRMIAPVIDELAGDFDGKAKICKVNTDEEQDVAIKYGIRSIPTILFFKNGELVDQMIGASSKQVLADKINSLL
- a CDS encoding NAD(P)/FAD-dependent oxidoreductase — protein: MLDLAIIGGGPAGLSAGLYATRGGLKNVVMFEKGLPGGQITSSSEIENYPGSAEILSGLDFMAPWSEQCMRFGLKHAMEEVTRVSKNSDGTFQISLAGGKSEQAKSVIVCTGSTPKKANFEGEAEFFGKGVSTCATCDGFFYKNREVVALGGGDTALEEALYLSHICSKVYLVHRRDTFRASPSTIEKVKNNPKIELVLNVNVKKAYGDKMGLNGIIVVDSAGNERDIAVPGVFVFVGMNVNNAILKQEDGSFLCDMDENGNVVVDLSMHTSVKGLFAAGDLRIKASKQVVCAAGDGATAGIQALEYVNH
- the dapB gene encoding 4-hydroxy-tetrahydrodipicolinate reductase, giving the protein MINVGIHGSTGRVGRLLIDNLLKDKEAKPHVLHAIEDFGFTTPKDVTITDDVSALLQKSDVVIDFTISMGTETLLENALKHPTPLVIGTTGLNEHQQNLLKEASNNMPILYSTNMSLGVAVLNRLVELASKSLSDFDIEIVEQHHRFKKDAPSGTALTLGEHAARGRGLNLDDVRVSGRNGLIGERTKDEIAIMALRGGDIVGRHTVGFYNDGEFIEMNHTATSRDTFAKGAIKAAKWIINQPNGLYTISDCLGL
- the purF gene encoding amidophosphoribosyltransferase, with amino-acid sequence MCAIVGVFDVKHASKIAYYALFAMQHRGQEATGISASDGKKIRTLKDNGLVTEVFNEEKLSFLHGDMAIGHNRYSTAGSDSVRDAQPVAASYKLGDISIVHNGNLINKHEVRSKLVEQGAIFQSSMDTENIIHLIARSQQGKLKARIIEALNVIKGAYCLLIQSRSKMFAVRDRYGVRPLSIGKMKEGGYIVASETCALDLVDAEFVRDVRPGEMIIFQHGKEEFESIQLFEPDPHICAFEFIYFARPDSVIEGKNVYSVRKKMGMKLAELAPVDADFVIPVPDSGVSAALGYAQASGIPFEMAIVRNHYVGRTFIEPTQAVRDLKVKLKLSPIHKVLEGKKIVVIDDSIVRGTTSRQIVKMLKRAGAAEVHMRIAAPTIEHPCLYGIDTPSYKELISANKNVEEVREYIEADSLAFLSIDALKESIGNDMNYSLVSFDGNYFIK